A single Nomascus leucogenys isolate Asia chromosome 14, Asia_NLE_v1, whole genome shotgun sequence DNA region contains:
- the UNK gene encoding RING finger protein unkempt homolog isoform X3, producing MSKGPGPGGSAASSAPPAATAQVLQAQPEKPQHYTYLKEFRTEQCPLFVQHKCTQHRPYTCFHWHFVNQRRRRSIRRRDGTFNYSPDVYCTKYDEATGLCPEGDECPFLHRTTGDTERRYHLRYYKTGICIHETDSKGNCTKNGLHCAFAHGPHDLRSPVYDIRELQAMEALQNGQTTVEGSIEGQSAGAASHAMIEKILSEEPRWQETAYVLGNYKTEPCKKPPRLCRQGYACPYYHNSKDRRRSPRKHKYRSSPCPNVKHGDEWGDPGKCENGDACQYCHTRTEQQFHPEIYKSTKCNDMQQSGSCPRGPFCAFAHVEQPPLSDDLQPSSAVSSPTQPGPVLYMPSAAGDSVPLLCRNSSLGSPSNLCGSPPGSIRKPPNLEGIVFPGESGLVPGSYKKAPGFEREDQVGAEYLKNFKCQAKLKPHSLEPRSQEQPLLQPKQDMLGILPAGSPLTSSISSSITSSLAATPPSPVGTSSVPGMNANALPFYPTSDTVESVIESALDDLDLNEFGVAALEKTFDNSTVPHPGSITIGGSLLQSSAPVNIPGSLGSSASFHSASPSPPVSLSSHFLQQPQGHLSQSENTFLGTSASHGSLGLNGMNSSIWEHFASGSFSPGTSPAFLSGPGAAELARLRQELDEANSTIKQWEESWKQAKQACDAWKKEAEEAGERASAAGAECELAREQRDALEVQVKKLQEELERLHAGPEPQTLPAFSDLEALSLSTLYSLQKQLRAHLEQVDKAVFHMQSVKCLKCQEQKRAVLPCQHAALCELCAEGSECPICQPGRAHALQS from the exons GTACCTGAAAGAATTCCGCACAGAGCAGTGCCCACTCTTTGTGCAACACAAATGCACGCAGCATCGGCCCTACACCTGCTTCCATTGGCACTTCGTGAACCAGCGGCGCCGCCGGTCCATCCGCCGTCGGGACGGCACCTTCAATTACAGCCCTGACGTCTACTGCACCAAGTACGACGAGGCTACAGGCCTCTGCCCGGAGGGCGACGA GTGCCCATTCCTGCACAGAACCACAGGGGACACTGAGCGCAGGTACCACCTTCGTTACTACAAAACTGGAATCTGCATCCACGAGACAGACTCGAAAGGCAACTGCACCAAAAACGGCCTGCACTGCGCTTTTGCCCACGGGCCCCATGACCTCCGCTCCCCTGTCTACGACATCAG ggAGCTTCAGGCCATGGAGGCCTTGCAGAATGGCCAGACCACAGTAGAGGGGAGCATAGAGGGCCAGTCGGCTGGGGCTGCGAGCCACGCCATGATAGAAAAGATCCTCAGCGAGGAGCCTCGATGGCAAG AGACTGCTTATGTGCTGGGGAACTATAAGACGGAGCCTTGCAAGAAACCCCCGCGGCTGTGCCGCCAAGGCTATGCCTGTCCCTACTACCACAACAGCAAGGACCGGCGGCGGAGCCCCCGGAAGCACAAATACAG GTCGTCTCCATGTCCAAACGTCAAGCACGGGGATGAGTGGGGAGACCCTGGCAAGTGTGAGAACGGAGACGCCTGCCAGTACTGCCACACCCGCACCGAGCAGCAGTTCCACCCCGAG ATCTACAAGTCCACCAAGTGCAACGACATGCAGCAGTCGGGCAGCTGTCCCCGAGGACCCTTCTGCGCCTTTGCCCACGTAGAAC AGCCACCCCTAAGTGACGACCTGCAGCCTTCTTCAGCTGTGTCCAGCCCCACCCAGCCGGGTCCTGTCCTGTACATGCCGTCTGCTGCCGGAGACTCGGTGCCT CTCCTCTGTAGAAACAGCAGCCTAGGCAGCCCGTCTAACCTCTGCGGCTCCCCACCGGGCTCCATCAGGAAGCCCCCAAACCTGGAGGGCATCGTCTTCCCTGGGGAGTCTGGCCTTGTCCCTGGCAGCTATAAGAAGGCTCCTGGCTTCGAGAGGGAAGACCAGGTGGGAGCCGAGTACCTGAAAAATTTCAAATGCCAG GCCAAATTAAAGCCCCACTCATTAGAGCCCAGGAGTCAAGAGCAGCCTCTGCTTCAGCCCAAACAG GACATGCTGGGCATCCTCCCCGCAGGCAGCCCCCTGACCTCAAGCATCTCTTCTAGTATCACCTCCAGCCTGGCAGCTACCCCCCCTAGCCCAGTGGGCACCAGCAGCGTCCCCGGCATGAATGCAAACGCTCTGCCCTTCTACCCCACCAGCGACACGGTAGAGTCAGTCATAG AGTCCGCTTTGGATGACCTGGACCTGAATGAGTTTGGTGTGGCCGCCCTGGAGAAGACTTTTGATAACAGCACAGTGCCCCACCCAGGAAGCATCACCATCG GCGGCAGCTTGCTGCAGAGCTCTGCGCCCGTGAACATCCCCGGctccttgggcagctctgcctccttCCACTCAGCATCCCCGTCCCCTCCCGTCAGCCTCTCCTCGCATTTCCTACAGCAGCCCCAGGGCCACCTGAGCCAGTCGGAAAACACATTTTTGGGAACCTCAGCATCACATGGATCTTTGG GTCTGAACGGGATGAACAGCAGCATCTGGGAGCATTTTGCCTCTGGAAGCTTCTCCCCGGGCACTTCCCCCGCTTTCCTATCAGGACCAGGGGCTGCTGAGCTGGCCCGACTTCGGCAAGAGCTGGATGAAGCCAACAGCACCATCAAGCAGTGGGAGGAGTCCTGGAAGCAGGCCAAGCAG GCTTGTGATGCCTGGAAGAAAGAGGCGGAGGAGGCTGGTGAGCGGGCCAGTGCGGCGGGCGCCGAGTGCGAGCTGGCCCGGGAGCAGCGGGATGCACTGGAGGTGCAGGTGAAGAAGCTCCAGGAGGAGCTGGAGCGGCTACACGCGGGGCCTGAGCCCCAGACCCTGCCCGCCTTCTCCGACCTGGAGGCGCTCTCACTCTCCACCCTCTACTCCCTCCAGAAACAACTGCGGGCCCACCTGGAACAAGTGGACAAG GCCGTGTTCCACATGCAGTCGGTGAAATGCCTTAAGTGTCAGGAACAGAAGCGGGCAGTGCTGCCGTGCCAACACGCTGCGCTGTGTGAGCTCTGCGCCGAGGGCAGCGAGTGCCCCATCTGCCAGCCTGGCCGGGCCCACGCCCTCCAGTCGTGA
- the UNK gene encoding RING finger protein unkempt homolog isoform X1 produces the protein MSKGPGPGGSAASSAPPAATAQVLQAQPEKPQHYTYLKEFRTEQCPLFVQHKCTQHRPYTCFHWHFVNQRRRRSIRRRDGTFNYSPDVYCTKYDEATGLCPEGDECPFLHRTTGDTERRYHLRYYKTGICIHETDSKGNCTKNGLHCAFAHGPHDLRSPVYDIRELQAMEALQNGQTTVEGSIEGQSAGAASHAMIEKILSEEPRWQETAYVLGNYKTEPCKKPPRLCRQGYACPYYHNSKDRRRSPRKHKYRSSPCPNVKHGDEWGDPGKCENGDACQYCHTRTEQQFHPEIYKSTKCNDMQQSGSCPRGPFCAFAHVEQPPLSDDLQPSSAVSSPTQPGPVLYMPSAAGDSVPVSPSSPHAPDLSALLCRNSSLGSPSNLCGSPPGSIRKPPNLEGIVFPGESGLVPGSYKKAPGFEREDQVGAEYLKNFKCQAKLKPHSLEPRSQEQPLLQPKQDMLGILPAGSPLTSSISSSITSSLAATPPSPVGTSSVPGMNANALPFYPTSDTVESVIESALDDLDLNEFGVAALEKTFDNSTVPHPGSITIGGSLLQSSAPVNIPGSLGSSASFHSASPSPPVSLSSHFLQQPQGHLSQSENTFLGTSASHGSLGLNGMNSSIWEHFASGSFSPGTSPAFLSGPGAAELARLRQELDEANSTIKQWEESWKQAKQACDAWKKEAEEAGERASAAGAECELAREQRDALEVQVKKLQEELERLHAGPEPQTLPAFSDLEALSLSTLYSLQKQLRAHLEQVDKAVFHMQSVKCLKCQEQKRAVLPCQHAALCELCAEGSECPICQPGRAHALQS, from the exons GTACCTGAAAGAATTCCGCACAGAGCAGTGCCCACTCTTTGTGCAACACAAATGCACGCAGCATCGGCCCTACACCTGCTTCCATTGGCACTTCGTGAACCAGCGGCGCCGCCGGTCCATCCGCCGTCGGGACGGCACCTTCAATTACAGCCCTGACGTCTACTGCACCAAGTACGACGAGGCTACAGGCCTCTGCCCGGAGGGCGACGA GTGCCCATTCCTGCACAGAACCACAGGGGACACTGAGCGCAGGTACCACCTTCGTTACTACAAAACTGGAATCTGCATCCACGAGACAGACTCGAAAGGCAACTGCACCAAAAACGGCCTGCACTGCGCTTTTGCCCACGGGCCCCATGACCTCCGCTCCCCTGTCTACGACATCAG ggAGCTTCAGGCCATGGAGGCCTTGCAGAATGGCCAGACCACAGTAGAGGGGAGCATAGAGGGCCAGTCGGCTGGGGCTGCGAGCCACGCCATGATAGAAAAGATCCTCAGCGAGGAGCCTCGATGGCAAG AGACTGCTTATGTGCTGGGGAACTATAAGACGGAGCCTTGCAAGAAACCCCCGCGGCTGTGCCGCCAAGGCTATGCCTGTCCCTACTACCACAACAGCAAGGACCGGCGGCGGAGCCCCCGGAAGCACAAATACAG GTCGTCTCCATGTCCAAACGTCAAGCACGGGGATGAGTGGGGAGACCCTGGCAAGTGTGAGAACGGAGACGCCTGCCAGTACTGCCACACCCGCACCGAGCAGCAGTTCCACCCCGAG ATCTACAAGTCCACCAAGTGCAACGACATGCAGCAGTCGGGCAGCTGTCCCCGAGGACCCTTCTGCGCCTTTGCCCACGTAGAAC AGCCACCCCTAAGTGACGACCTGCAGCCTTCTTCAGCTGTGTCCAGCCCCACCCAGCCGGGTCCTGTCCTGTACATGCCGTCTGCTGCCGGAGACTCGGTGCCTGTGAGCCCCTCCAGCCCGCATGCCCCTGACCTCAGTGCC CTCCTCTGTAGAAACAGCAGCCTAGGCAGCCCGTCTAACCTCTGCGGCTCCCCACCGGGCTCCATCAGGAAGCCCCCAAACCTGGAGGGCATCGTCTTCCCTGGGGAGTCTGGCCTTGTCCCTGGCAGCTATAAGAAGGCTCCTGGCTTCGAGAGGGAAGACCAGGTGGGAGCCGAGTACCTGAAAAATTTCAAATGCCAG GCCAAATTAAAGCCCCACTCATTAGAGCCCAGGAGTCAAGAGCAGCCTCTGCTTCAGCCCAAACAG GACATGCTGGGCATCCTCCCCGCAGGCAGCCCCCTGACCTCAAGCATCTCTTCTAGTATCACCTCCAGCCTGGCAGCTACCCCCCCTAGCCCAGTGGGCACCAGCAGCGTCCCCGGCATGAATGCAAACGCTCTGCCCTTCTACCCCACCAGCGACACGGTAGAGTCAGTCATAG AGTCCGCTTTGGATGACCTGGACCTGAATGAGTTTGGTGTGGCCGCCCTGGAGAAGACTTTTGATAACAGCACAGTGCCCCACCCAGGAAGCATCACCATCG GCGGCAGCTTGCTGCAGAGCTCTGCGCCCGTGAACATCCCCGGctccttgggcagctctgcctccttCCACTCAGCATCCCCGTCCCCTCCCGTCAGCCTCTCCTCGCATTTCCTACAGCAGCCCCAGGGCCACCTGAGCCAGTCGGAAAACACATTTTTGGGAACCTCAGCATCACATGGATCTTTGG GTCTGAACGGGATGAACAGCAGCATCTGGGAGCATTTTGCCTCTGGAAGCTTCTCCCCGGGCACTTCCCCCGCTTTCCTATCAGGACCAGGGGCTGCTGAGCTGGCCCGACTTCGGCAAGAGCTGGATGAAGCCAACAGCACCATCAAGCAGTGGGAGGAGTCCTGGAAGCAGGCCAAGCAG GCTTGTGATGCCTGGAAGAAAGAGGCGGAGGAGGCTGGTGAGCGGGCCAGTGCGGCGGGCGCCGAGTGCGAGCTGGCCCGGGAGCAGCGGGATGCACTGGAGGTGCAGGTGAAGAAGCTCCAGGAGGAGCTGGAGCGGCTACACGCGGGGCCTGAGCCCCAGACCCTGCCCGCCTTCTCCGACCTGGAGGCGCTCTCACTCTCCACCCTCTACTCCCTCCAGAAACAACTGCGGGCCCACCTGGAACAAGTGGACAAG GCCGTGTTCCACATGCAGTCGGTGAAATGCCTTAAGTGTCAGGAACAGAAGCGGGCAGTGCTGCCGTGCCAACACGCTGCGCTGTGTGAGCTCTGCGCCGAGGGCAGCGAGTGCCCCATCTGCCAGCCTGGCCGGGCCCACGCCCTCCAGTCGTGA
- the UNK gene encoding RING finger protein unkempt homolog isoform X5 produces the protein MYLKEFRTEQCPLFVQHKCTQHRPYTCFHWHFVNQRRRRSIRRRDGTFNYSPDVYCTKYDEATGLCPEGDECPFLHRTTGDTERRYHLRYYKTGICIHETDSKGNCTKNGLHCAFAHGPHDLRSPVYDIRELQAMEALQNGQTTVEGSIEGQSAGAASHAMIEKILSEEPRWQETAYVLGNYKTEPCKKPPRLCRQGYACPYYHNSKDRRRSPRKHKYRSSPCPNVKHGDEWGDPGKCENGDACQYCHTRTEQQFHPEIYKSTKCNDMQQSGSCPRGPFCAFAHVEQPPLSDDLQPSSAVSSPTQPGPVLYMPSAAGDSVPVSPSSPHAPDLSALLCRNSSLGSPSNLCGSPPGSIRKPPNLEGIVFPGESGLVPGSYKKAPGFEREDQVGAEYLKNFKCQAKLKPHSLEPRSQEQPLLQPKQDMLGILPAGSPLTSSISSSITSSLAATPPSPVGTSSVPGMNANALPFYPTSDTVESVIESALDDLDLNEFGVAALEKTFDNSTVPHPGSITIGGSLLQSSAPVNIPGSLGSSASFHSASPSPPVSLSSHFLQQPQGHLSQSENTFLGTSASHGSLGLNGMNSSIWEHFASGSFSPGTSPAFLSGPGAAELARLRQELDEANSTIKQWEESWKQAKQACDAWKKEAEEAGERASAAGAECELAREQRDALEVQVKKLQEELERLHAGPEPQTLPAFSDLEALSLSTLYSLQKQLRAHLEQVDKAVFHMQSVKCLKCQEQKRAVLPCQHAALCELCAEGSECPICQPGRAHALQS, from the exons GTACCTGAAAGAATTCCGCACAGAGCAGTGCCCACTCTTTGTGCAACACAAATGCACGCAGCATCGGCCCTACACCTGCTTCCATTGGCACTTCGTGAACCAGCGGCGCCGCCGGTCCATCCGCCGTCGGGACGGCACCTTCAATTACAGCCCTGACGTCTACTGCACCAAGTACGACGAGGCTACAGGCCTCTGCCCGGAGGGCGACGA GTGCCCATTCCTGCACAGAACCACAGGGGACACTGAGCGCAGGTACCACCTTCGTTACTACAAAACTGGAATCTGCATCCACGAGACAGACTCGAAAGGCAACTGCACCAAAAACGGCCTGCACTGCGCTTTTGCCCACGGGCCCCATGACCTCCGCTCCCCTGTCTACGACATCAG ggAGCTTCAGGCCATGGAGGCCTTGCAGAATGGCCAGACCACAGTAGAGGGGAGCATAGAGGGCCAGTCGGCTGGGGCTGCGAGCCACGCCATGATAGAAAAGATCCTCAGCGAGGAGCCTCGATGGCAAG AGACTGCTTATGTGCTGGGGAACTATAAGACGGAGCCTTGCAAGAAACCCCCGCGGCTGTGCCGCCAAGGCTATGCCTGTCCCTACTACCACAACAGCAAGGACCGGCGGCGGAGCCCCCGGAAGCACAAATACAG GTCGTCTCCATGTCCAAACGTCAAGCACGGGGATGAGTGGGGAGACCCTGGCAAGTGTGAGAACGGAGACGCCTGCCAGTACTGCCACACCCGCACCGAGCAGCAGTTCCACCCCGAG ATCTACAAGTCCACCAAGTGCAACGACATGCAGCAGTCGGGCAGCTGTCCCCGAGGACCCTTCTGCGCCTTTGCCCACGTAGAAC AGCCACCCCTAAGTGACGACCTGCAGCCTTCTTCAGCTGTGTCCAGCCCCACCCAGCCGGGTCCTGTCCTGTACATGCCGTCTGCTGCCGGAGACTCGGTGCCTGTGAGCCCCTCCAGCCCGCATGCCCCTGACCTCAGTGCC CTCCTCTGTAGAAACAGCAGCCTAGGCAGCCCGTCTAACCTCTGCGGCTCCCCACCGGGCTCCATCAGGAAGCCCCCAAACCTGGAGGGCATCGTCTTCCCTGGGGAGTCTGGCCTTGTCCCTGGCAGCTATAAGAAGGCTCCTGGCTTCGAGAGGGAAGACCAGGTGGGAGCCGAGTACCTGAAAAATTTCAAATGCCAG GCCAAATTAAAGCCCCACTCATTAGAGCCCAGGAGTCAAGAGCAGCCTCTGCTTCAGCCCAAACAG GACATGCTGGGCATCCTCCCCGCAGGCAGCCCCCTGACCTCAAGCATCTCTTCTAGTATCACCTCCAGCCTGGCAGCTACCCCCCCTAGCCCAGTGGGCACCAGCAGCGTCCCCGGCATGAATGCAAACGCTCTGCCCTTCTACCCCACCAGCGACACGGTAGAGTCAGTCATAG AGTCCGCTTTGGATGACCTGGACCTGAATGAGTTTGGTGTGGCCGCCCTGGAGAAGACTTTTGATAACAGCACAGTGCCCCACCCAGGAAGCATCACCATCG GCGGCAGCTTGCTGCAGAGCTCTGCGCCCGTGAACATCCCCGGctccttgggcagctctgcctccttCCACTCAGCATCCCCGTCCCCTCCCGTCAGCCTCTCCTCGCATTTCCTACAGCAGCCCCAGGGCCACCTGAGCCAGTCGGAAAACACATTTTTGGGAACCTCAGCATCACATGGATCTTTGG GTCTGAACGGGATGAACAGCAGCATCTGGGAGCATTTTGCCTCTGGAAGCTTCTCCCCGGGCACTTCCCCCGCTTTCCTATCAGGACCAGGGGCTGCTGAGCTGGCCCGACTTCGGCAAGAGCTGGATGAAGCCAACAGCACCATCAAGCAGTGGGAGGAGTCCTGGAAGCAGGCCAAGCAG GCTTGTGATGCCTGGAAGAAAGAGGCGGAGGAGGCTGGTGAGCGGGCCAGTGCGGCGGGCGCCGAGTGCGAGCTGGCCCGGGAGCAGCGGGATGCACTGGAGGTGCAGGTGAAGAAGCTCCAGGAGGAGCTGGAGCGGCTACACGCGGGGCCTGAGCCCCAGACCCTGCCCGCCTTCTCCGACCTGGAGGCGCTCTCACTCTCCACCCTCTACTCCCTCCAGAAACAACTGCGGGCCCACCTGGAACAAGTGGACAAG GCCGTGTTCCACATGCAGTCGGTGAAATGCCTTAAGTGTCAGGAACAGAAGCGGGCAGTGCTGCCGTGCCAACACGCTGCGCTGTGTGAGCTCTGCGCCGAGGGCAGCGAGTGCCCCATCTGCCAGCCTGGCCGGGCCCACGCCCTCCAGTCGTGA
- the UNK gene encoding RING finger protein unkempt homolog isoform X2 has product MSKGPGPGGSAASSAPPAATAQVLQAQPEKPQHYTYLKEFRTEQCPLFVQHKCTQHRPYTCFHWHFVNQRRRRSIRRRDGTFNYSPDVYCTKYDEATGLCPEGDECPFLHRTTGDTERRYHLRYYKTGICIHETDSKGNCTKNGLHCAFAHGPHDLRSPVYDIRELQAMEALQNGQTTVEGSIEGQSAGAASHAMIEKILSEEPRWQETAYVLGNYKTEPCKKPPRLCRQGYACPYYHNSKDRRRSPRKHKYRSSPCPNVKHGDEWGDPGKCENGDACQYCHTRTEQQFHPEIYKSTKCNDMQQSGSCPRGPFCAFAHVEQPPLSDDLQPSSAVSSPTQPGPVLYMPSAAGDSVPVSPSSPHAPDLSALLCRNSSLGSPSNLCGSPPGSIRKPPNLEGIVFPGESGLVPGSYKKAPGFEREDQAKLKPHSLEPRSQEQPLLQPKQDMLGILPAGSPLTSSISSSITSSLAATPPSPVGTSSVPGMNANALPFYPTSDTVESVIESALDDLDLNEFGVAALEKTFDNSTVPHPGSITIGGSLLQSSAPVNIPGSLGSSASFHSASPSPPVSLSSHFLQQPQGHLSQSENTFLGTSASHGSLGLNGMNSSIWEHFASGSFSPGTSPAFLSGPGAAELARLRQELDEANSTIKQWEESWKQAKQACDAWKKEAEEAGERASAAGAECELAREQRDALEVQVKKLQEELERLHAGPEPQTLPAFSDLEALSLSTLYSLQKQLRAHLEQVDKAVFHMQSVKCLKCQEQKRAVLPCQHAALCELCAEGSECPICQPGRAHALQS; this is encoded by the exons GTACCTGAAAGAATTCCGCACAGAGCAGTGCCCACTCTTTGTGCAACACAAATGCACGCAGCATCGGCCCTACACCTGCTTCCATTGGCACTTCGTGAACCAGCGGCGCCGCCGGTCCATCCGCCGTCGGGACGGCACCTTCAATTACAGCCCTGACGTCTACTGCACCAAGTACGACGAGGCTACAGGCCTCTGCCCGGAGGGCGACGA GTGCCCATTCCTGCACAGAACCACAGGGGACACTGAGCGCAGGTACCACCTTCGTTACTACAAAACTGGAATCTGCATCCACGAGACAGACTCGAAAGGCAACTGCACCAAAAACGGCCTGCACTGCGCTTTTGCCCACGGGCCCCATGACCTCCGCTCCCCTGTCTACGACATCAG ggAGCTTCAGGCCATGGAGGCCTTGCAGAATGGCCAGACCACAGTAGAGGGGAGCATAGAGGGCCAGTCGGCTGGGGCTGCGAGCCACGCCATGATAGAAAAGATCCTCAGCGAGGAGCCTCGATGGCAAG AGACTGCTTATGTGCTGGGGAACTATAAGACGGAGCCTTGCAAGAAACCCCCGCGGCTGTGCCGCCAAGGCTATGCCTGTCCCTACTACCACAACAGCAAGGACCGGCGGCGGAGCCCCCGGAAGCACAAATACAG GTCGTCTCCATGTCCAAACGTCAAGCACGGGGATGAGTGGGGAGACCCTGGCAAGTGTGAGAACGGAGACGCCTGCCAGTACTGCCACACCCGCACCGAGCAGCAGTTCCACCCCGAG ATCTACAAGTCCACCAAGTGCAACGACATGCAGCAGTCGGGCAGCTGTCCCCGAGGACCCTTCTGCGCCTTTGCCCACGTAGAAC AGCCACCCCTAAGTGACGACCTGCAGCCTTCTTCAGCTGTGTCCAGCCCCACCCAGCCGGGTCCTGTCCTGTACATGCCGTCTGCTGCCGGAGACTCGGTGCCTGTGAGCCCCTCCAGCCCGCATGCCCCTGACCTCAGTGCC CTCCTCTGTAGAAACAGCAGCCTAGGCAGCCCGTCTAACCTCTGCGGCTCCCCACCGGGCTCCATCAGGAAGCCCCCAAACCTGGAGGGCATCGTCTTCCCTGGGGAGTCTGGCCTTGTCCCTGGCAGCTATAAGAAGGCTCCTGGCTTCGAGAGGGAAGACCAG GCCAAATTAAAGCCCCACTCATTAGAGCCCAGGAGTCAAGAGCAGCCTCTGCTTCAGCCCAAACAG GACATGCTGGGCATCCTCCCCGCAGGCAGCCCCCTGACCTCAAGCATCTCTTCTAGTATCACCTCCAGCCTGGCAGCTACCCCCCCTAGCCCAGTGGGCACCAGCAGCGTCCCCGGCATGAATGCAAACGCTCTGCCCTTCTACCCCACCAGCGACACGGTAGAGTCAGTCATAG AGTCCGCTTTGGATGACCTGGACCTGAATGAGTTTGGTGTGGCCGCCCTGGAGAAGACTTTTGATAACAGCACAGTGCCCCACCCAGGAAGCATCACCATCG GCGGCAGCTTGCTGCAGAGCTCTGCGCCCGTGAACATCCCCGGctccttgggcagctctgcctccttCCACTCAGCATCCCCGTCCCCTCCCGTCAGCCTCTCCTCGCATTTCCTACAGCAGCCCCAGGGCCACCTGAGCCAGTCGGAAAACACATTTTTGGGAACCTCAGCATCACATGGATCTTTGG GTCTGAACGGGATGAACAGCAGCATCTGGGAGCATTTTGCCTCTGGAAGCTTCTCCCCGGGCACTTCCCCCGCTTTCCTATCAGGACCAGGGGCTGCTGAGCTGGCCCGACTTCGGCAAGAGCTGGATGAAGCCAACAGCACCATCAAGCAGTGGGAGGAGTCCTGGAAGCAGGCCAAGCAG GCTTGTGATGCCTGGAAGAAAGAGGCGGAGGAGGCTGGTGAGCGGGCCAGTGCGGCGGGCGCCGAGTGCGAGCTGGCCCGGGAGCAGCGGGATGCACTGGAGGTGCAGGTGAAGAAGCTCCAGGAGGAGCTGGAGCGGCTACACGCGGGGCCTGAGCCCCAGACCCTGCCCGCCTTCTCCGACCTGGAGGCGCTCTCACTCTCCACCCTCTACTCCCTCCAGAAACAACTGCGGGCCCACCTGGAACAAGTGGACAAG GCCGTGTTCCACATGCAGTCGGTGAAATGCCTTAAGTGTCAGGAACAGAAGCGGGCAGTGCTGCCGTGCCAACACGCTGCGCTGTGTGAGCTCTGCGCCGAGGGCAGCGAGTGCCCCATCTGCCAGCCTGGCCGGGCCCACGCCCTCCAGTCGTGA